From a region of the Paenibacillus segetis genome:
- a CDS encoding hybrid sensor histidine kinase/response regulator, which translates to MKKSYIILLLVFILVVLTGLRILWMETVHDPKQVSIHHGQFDLRNWNAEDGSILLLDGEWEFYPSQWLIDGSREQLLGDNAPRHIQVPGGWNEALHADKPSPYGYGSYRLRLYVDPAKNLNYSIRIPSVRTASELYVNGRLLTKSGQVATTKDKYISKDLPYSTTFTADENGVIELVIQAANYVDSRSGGIVRSIKFGSEEAIAKEMKASVAMQFLAAIIFIMHAVYALILYLLGNKEKKLLYFSLLALCVTITSVFSTDEKLFHQLFYIGINWDFRLANIAFIIAAYALLQCTNHRELPYWRRMYPVYKVMTLGTAGITLFLDPSQVIMLFPVYYLLVGIAAVITLITMFKIVFKDLKSNLLLLISFLALMNHSLWSLILLESGLSLVYYPFDMIIAMGCLASEWFKGYFIMHANTKELAATLQRMNDHKDQFLANTSHEFKNPLHSMLNMSQSVLKREQHLLQERSIKELETVLSVGRRLTLILNDLIDVMSLQEGNPRLQKRAIFIQPIVTGVMDMLQFNAEVKSVQIANQISEDFPPVIADENRVIQIVFNLLHNAVKYTNDGVISIQAFAKDGRAYIVITDTGIGMDEDLLKRLFRPYEQASASETMIEGGFGLGLSISKQLVELHGGALDVSSALGEGSTFTFSLKLADLKAEEKNDVSNSFKPYTLQAMAIQEIASSVDLDKVGIPQAAKQPTILEMDRDRPHLLIVDDDPVNLQVLESILPPDEYVVTMATSGKEALAVLDTKECDLVISDIMMPQMSGYELTRMIRERFTLTELPVLLLTARSQPIDIQSGFIAGANDYVTKPVEAIELKSRIEALTTIKRSVREQLRLEAAWLQAQIQPHFLFNALNAVTALSDINLDKMRNLLDEFSNYLTNKFKFQNMDGLVPIEEELSLVRSYLYIEKVRFEERLQVIWEIDGCEEVKIPFITIQPLVENAIRHGVMKRIRGGKIVIRISVYEEHTEITVEDDGVGMDEVQLQRILERKANSHSGVGLINTDQRLIRHFGTGLHIKSTLGIGTKVTFHVHNRVTPIREYE; encoded by the coding sequence ATGAAAAAGAGCTATATTATATTATTGCTAGTGTTCATATTAGTTGTATTAACCGGTTTGCGCATTTTATGGATGGAAACGGTTCATGATCCCAAACAGGTGTCCATTCATCATGGGCAATTCGATTTGCGCAATTGGAATGCAGAAGATGGCAGCATTCTCTTACTTGATGGGGAATGGGAGTTCTATCCCTCGCAATGGTTGATAGATGGTAGTCGGGAACAATTGTTAGGCGATAATGCGCCAAGGCATATTCAGGTACCGGGAGGATGGAATGAAGCTTTGCATGCTGACAAGCCATCGCCATACGGGTATGGTTCTTATCGTTTGCGTCTTTATGTAGACCCGGCAAAGAACCTTAATTATAGTATTCGTATACCTAGCGTACGCACTGCATCAGAATTATATGTAAACGGTCGATTGCTTACTAAATCCGGACAGGTGGCAACAACAAAGGATAAATATATTTCGAAGGACCTACCTTATTCTACAACCTTTACAGCAGACGAAAACGGTGTAATCGAACTCGTCATTCAGGCGGCAAATTATGTGGATAGTCGAAGCGGGGGCATTGTCCGCTCCATTAAATTTGGTTCAGAAGAAGCCATTGCCAAAGAGATGAAAGCTTCCGTTGCTATGCAGTTTTTGGCAGCGATTATATTTATTATGCATGCTGTCTATGCACTTATTTTGTATTTGCTAGGAAATAAGGAAAAGAAGCTGCTTTATTTCAGTTTGCTTGCATTATGTGTAACGATCACGAGTGTCTTTAGTACGGATGAGAAGCTGTTCCATCAATTATTTTACATAGGAATTAATTGGGATTTTAGGTTGGCTAATATTGCTTTCATTATTGCAGCCTATGCTTTGCTCCAGTGTACGAATCATCGCGAGCTTCCATATTGGCGTAGGATGTATCCTGTCTATAAAGTAATGACTCTAGGGACTGCCGGCATCACTTTGTTCTTAGATCCATCTCAAGTGATTATGCTCTTTCCGGTTTATTATCTATTAGTTGGTATTGCTGCAGTTATCACGTTGATTACAATGTTTAAAATAGTATTCAAAGATTTAAAGAGCAATCTTTTACTGCTTATCTCTTTTCTTGCGTTGATGAACCATTCTCTTTGGTCGTTAATCTTGCTGGAGAGCGGTTTGAGTCTTGTCTACTATCCGTTCGATATGATTATTGCGATGGGTTGTTTAGCCTCTGAATGGTTTAAGGGCTACTTTATCATGCATGCGAACACCAAAGAGCTTGCTGCAACCTTGCAAAGAATGAATGACCATAAGGATCAGTTTCTGGCAAACACATCACATGAATTTAAAAATCCGCTGCATAGCATGCTTAACATGTCACAATCCGTCTTAAAAAGAGAACAGCATTTATTGCAGGAACGGAGCATCAAGGAGCTTGAAACGGTATTATCCGTAGGACGTCGGTTGACATTGATATTGAACGATTTGATTGATGTGATGAGTTTACAGGAAGGCAATCCACGTCTACAGAAAAGAGCTATATTTATCCAGCCAATCGTGACCGGAGTAATGGATATGCTGCAATTTAATGCAGAAGTAAAGTCTGTCCAAATTGCTAATCAGATTTCGGAAGATTTCCCCCCAGTAATTGCGGATGAGAATAGGGTGATCCAAATCGTGTTCAATTTACTTCATAATGCGGTGAAATATACGAATGATGGGGTTATTTCGATTCAAGCTTTTGCAAAGGATGGACGAGCTTATATCGTTATTACCGATACCGGAATCGGAATGGACGAGGACTTGCTTAAGCGCTTATTCCGCCCATACGAGCAAGCCAGCGCGAGTGAGACCATGATTGAAGGTGGCTTTGGGTTAGGTTTAAGTATAAGCAAGCAACTGGTTGAGCTTCATGGAGGTGCGTTAGATGTGTCCTCTGCTTTAGGAGAAGGCTCAACATTTACATTTTCATTAAAGCTAGCAGACTTGAAAGCGGAAGAAAAAAATGATGTATCCAACTCATTCAAACCGTATACATTACAAGCTATGGCAATTCAAGAAATTGCCTCCTCGGTCGATTTGGACAAAGTGGGAATCCCGCAAGCAGCGAAACAACCAACTATACTAGAAATGGATCGCGATCGTCCGCACCTATTAATTGTTGATGATGATCCTGTCAATCTTCAAGTGCTTGAGTCCATACTACCGCCAGACGAATATGTGGTAACGATGGCAACGAGCGGTAAAGAAGCGTTGGCTGTACTGGATACAAAGGAATGTGATCTGGTCATCTCCGATATCATGATGCCGCAGATGTCCGGTTATGAGCTGACACGAATGATCCGCGAGCGGTTTACACTTACGGAGCTCCCTGTATTGCTCCTTACCGCAAGAAGCCAACCGATAGATATTCAGAGCGGTTTTATAGCCGGGGCTAACGATTATGTGACGAAGCCAGTGGAAGCAATAGAATTAAAATCGCGGATCGAGGCGTTAACTACGATTAAACGATCTGTTCGGGAACAACTGCGATTAGAAGCTGCATGGCTGCAAGCGCAAATCCAGCCTCATTTTTTATTTAATGCGTTGAATGCTGTAACAGCTCTAAGCGATATTAATTTGGATAAGATGCGTAATTTGCTCGATGAGTTCAGCAATTATCTGACGAATAAATTTAAATTTCAAAATATGGATGGGCTTGTTCCGATCGAAGAGGAGCTAAGTCTGGTGCGTTCTTATTTATATATTGAAAAGGTTCGGTTTGAAGAAAGGTTACAGGTTATTTGGGAGATAGATGGCTGCGAGGAAGTAAAAATCCCATTTATTACGATCCAGCCTCTCGTTGAAAATGCGATAAGACATGGCGTTATGAAGCGCATTCGTGGGGGAAAGATTGTTATTCGGATTTCTGTCTATGAGGAGCATACAGAGATAACTGTTGAAGACGATGGGGTTGGAATGGACGAAGTTCAATTGCAACGAATATTAGAAAGAAAAGCAAATAGTCATTCAGGTGTCGGATTGATAAATACGGATCAGCGATTAATACGGCACTTCGGAACAGGACTTCATATCAAAAGTACGTTAGGTATAGGGACAAAGGTAACTTTCCATGTACATAACAGGGTGACTCCGATTCGTGAATACGAATAG
- a CDS encoding InlB B-repeat-containing protein — protein MRKFIFLITTISLLFCLLPFNKNKVFANSIENDFVYEDNQPNFIPYYPGGVTLTADLDSSRVNVVIPDTLGGKPITTIAVYAFQYKNLTSLNMSNNIKVISSGAFQNNQLSSVTLSNQLEFIGTNAFANNKLQSITIPSSVKEIWDNSFVGNDLETITLLGSDTEIKQNSIPAGTKIMGVIPSKAQDYANSNGFVFDGIGNKITYNGNGQTSGQVSEDYTGKNTPTFTVKNEGSLKKIGYKFIGWNTEQDGSGTDYSVNAVKTISGDLTLYAKWIVDQYEVAYNTNGGGTIPSQMVDYNTKASEPSVPTKLGYTFEGWYKEAALTNRWDFTNDVVNKPTTLYAKWQVVKYEVTFNTNGGSTISSQMVNDNTKASEPSVPTKLGYTFEGWYKEAALTNRWDFTNDVVNKPTTLYAKWQVVKYEVTFNTNGGSTISSQMVNDNTKASEPSVPTKLGYTFEGWYKEAALTYRWDFTNDVVNQPTTLYAKWQVVKYEVTFNTDGGSTISSQMVDYNTKASEPSVPTKLGYTFEGWYKEAALTNRWDFTNDVVNKPTTLYAKWQVVKYEVENNTNGGSTISSPQNSRVYFESNGGNPLGNLSIAYDTKLAELPIPVKNGFTFGGWYKEAALINLWNLATDRMTRDTTLYAKWIANTTTEPEEPKKEQPIVTFTDIHDHWAKEMIGELAAQGIITGYSDGSFHPNEFIQRQHVALLFYRAFALEPTRQVATFLDVDPNHSYYEAIMALQQAGIVDGSSGKFNPTAFLTRAEMAKIVALALKLEPGGASTFQDVPTAHWSHGYIAALAENGIVLGGNGKFRPDETVTRAEIVAMLYRALNLK, from the coding sequence ATGCGTAAGTTTATATTTTTAATAACTACAATTTCACTTTTGTTTTGCTTGTTACCATTTAATAAGAATAAGGTTTTTGCAAATAGTATAGAAAATGATTTTGTATATGAGGACAATCAACCAAATTTTATACCGTACTACCCAGGTGGGGTTACTCTTACTGCAGATTTAGATTCCAGCAGAGTAAATGTAGTTATTCCAGATACGCTAGGTGGAAAGCCTATCACTACAATAGCTGTTTATGCCTTCCAATATAAAAACCTGACCTCTCTCAATATGTCAAATAATATTAAGGTAATAAGCTCTGGGGCATTTCAAAATAATCAACTGTCATCGGTTACTTTATCGAATCAACTTGAATTTATTGGAACTAATGCCTTCGCTAATAATAAATTGCAAAGTATAACGATACCAAGCAGTGTAAAAGAAATATGGGATAATTCTTTTGTTGGGAACGATCTAGAAACAATAACACTTCTAGGTTCTGATACCGAAATAAAACAAAACTCTATACCTGCTGGCACTAAAATAATGGGGGTTATTCCATCAAAGGCTCAAGATTATGCTAATTCAAATGGATTTGTATTTGATGGAATAGGAAACAAAATCACTTATAACGGAAATGGACAAACAAGTGGACAAGTTTCAGAGGATTATACAGGAAAGAATACCCCAACATTTACTGTAAAGAATGAAGGTTCACTAAAAAAAATAGGTTATAAATTTATCGGATGGAATACTGAGCAGGATGGTAGTGGCACAGATTATAGTGTAAATGCAGTAAAAACAATATCAGGGGATTTAACGCTCTATGCCAAGTGGATCGTCGACCAGTATGAAGTGGCGTATAACACTAATGGAGGGGGTACAATCCCATCACAGATGGTCGACTACAACACAAAGGCATCAGAACCGTCTGTTCCAACCAAGCTGGGTTATACATTTGAAGGCTGGTATAAAGAGGCTGCACTGACGAATCGGTGGGATTTTACGAATGATGTAGTAAATAAGCCAACAACATTGTATGCCAAGTGGCAGGTAGTGAAGTATGAAGTGACGTTTAACACCAATGGAGGAAGTACAATCTCCTCCCAGATGGTCAACGACAACACAAAGGCATCAGAACCGTCTGTTCCGACCAAACTGGGATATACATTTGAAGGCTGGTATAAAGAGGCTGCACTGACGAATCGGTGGGATTTTACGAATGATGTAGTAAATAAGCCAACAACATTGTATGCCAAGTGGCAGGTAGTGAAGTATGAAGTGACGTTTAACACCAATGGAGGAAGTACAATCTCCTCCCAGATGGTCAACGACAACACAAAGGCATCAGAACCGTCTGTTCCGACTAAACTGGGATATACATTTGAAGGTTGGTATAAAGAGGCCGCACTGACTTACCGTTGGGATTTCACGAATGATGTCGTAAATCAGCCGACAACATTGTATGCCAAGTGGCAGGTAGTGAAATATGAAGTGACGTTTAACACCGATGGAGGAAGTACAATCTCATCCCAGATGGTCGATTACAACACAAAGGCATCAGAACCGTCTGTTCCAACCAAGCTGGGTTATACATTTGAAGGCTGGTATAAAGAGGCTGCACTGACGAATCGGTGGGATTTTACGAATGATGTAGTAAATAAGCCAACAACATTGTATGCCAAGTGGCAGGTAGTGAAATATGAAGTGGAGAATAACACCAATGGAGGAAGTACAATCTCATCACCTCAAAATTCACGGGTGTATTTTGAGTCGAATGGTGGGAACCCTTTAGGTAATCTATCCATAGCATATGATACAAAGTTGGCAGAGTTACCGATTCCTGTGAAGAATGGCTTTACTTTTGGAGGGTGGTATAAAGAGGCTGCGCTAATCAATCTGTGGAATTTAGCAACGGACCGTATGACAAGAGATACGACACTTTATGCGAAATGGATTGCAAACACAACCACAGAACCAGAAGAGCCGAAAAAAGAACAGCCAATTGTGACCTTTACTGATATTCACGATCATTGGGCAAAAGAAATGATAGGGGAGCTAGCCGCTCAAGGGATTATTACAGGGTATTCAGACGGTTCATTTCATCCGAATGAATTCATTCAACGCCAGCATGTGGCGCTGTTATTCTATCGTGCTTTTGCGTTGGAGCCAACAAGGCAGGTCGCTACTTTTTTGGATGTAGATCCAAACCATTCGTACTATGAAGCCATTATGGCGTTACAACAAGCAGGAATTGTCGATGGTTCAAGTGGGAAATTTAATCCAACTGCTTTTTTGACTCGTGCAGAGATGGCCAAAATTGTAGCGCTTGCTCTTAAGCTAGAGCCAGGTGGAGCAAGTACTTTCCAGGATGTGCCTACAGCACATTGGAGTCATGGTTATATCGCTGCATTAGCGGAAAATGGGATTGTACTAGGTGGCAATGGGAAATTTAGGCCGGATGAAACAGTGACACGAGCAGAGATTGTCGCAATGTTGTACAGAGCGTTGAATCTGAAATAG
- a CDS encoding sensor histidine kinase yields MKKILPLMDWGIFSLRLYHYILLSSRLIIVSEPMNRSLLYFIWLIIALVVPMMFWFPGRRTNKVWFCVLELVLGGSYYVNSVIHPDLTSKADYLLPSLTMGYLLTRETLWIIPTVTFIPFFFQSSLGVTWERTLSVGTDNLLFCFIGMWASFVANAYYQKNELVAEVEQQNKLLTHYTAEIEKMTLLEERNRMSRELHDTLGHSFISFIMSLDASIALLDRKPAEVKDRLIRLRALAEKDLDEMRNIVHEMGEEEESSLIRQVESLVVRFREHTGTALTLNLLGEERPIRFEARQAILRVIQESFTNALKHGKASQLHLELRYSESKLQLCVRNNGKPIDKLNYGFGLTSMKHRVERLGGSLSVLSEEGTPAITEVRCEIPLKGVMLHGEN; encoded by the coding sequence ATGAAAAAAATATTACCCCTCATGGATTGGGGCATATTCTCTCTTCGTTTGTACCATTATATTTTGCTGTCGTCTCGGCTTATTATCGTCAGCGAACCTATGAACCGGTCGTTATTATATTTTATCTGGCTGATCATAGCGCTTGTCGTTCCTATGATGTTCTGGTTTCCAGGGCGGCGGACGAACAAAGTCTGGTTTTGCGTACTGGAGCTAGTGCTAGGCGGTTCTTATTATGTGAATTCTGTCATCCACCCGGACCTGACTTCCAAAGCGGACTACTTGTTGCCGAGTCTTACAATGGGGTACTTATTGACGAGGGAAACGCTCTGGATCATTCCCACAGTGACTTTTATTCCTTTTTTCTTTCAGTCTTCCTTAGGCGTAACTTGGGAGCGAACCCTTAGTGTCGGAACGGACAATCTGCTGTTCTGCTTCATAGGCATGTGGGCAAGCTTCGTAGCCAATGCATATTATCAAAAGAATGAACTGGTGGCCGAAGTGGAGCAGCAAAATAAGCTGTTAACTCACTACACTGCCGAGATCGAGAAGATGACTTTGCTGGAAGAGCGCAACCGCATGTCCCGGGAGCTTCATGATACACTGGGGCACTCCTTTATCTCGTTCATTATGAGCCTTGATGCTTCTATTGCCCTCTTGGATCGCAAACCTGCCGAGGTCAAAGATCGGTTAATTCGCTTACGGGCATTGGCTGAGAAAGATCTGGACGAAATGAGGAACATCGTTCACGAGATGGGAGAAGAAGAGGAGTCGAGTCTTATCAGGCAGGTTGAATCCCTTGTGGTCCGTTTCCGGGAGCACACGGGGACGGCCTTGACTCTGAATCTCTTGGGGGAAGAGCGGCCCATCCGGTTTGAAGCGCGGCAGGCGATCCTTCGGGTCATCCAAGAGTCCTTTACGAACGCATTAAAACATGGAAAAGCGTCTCAATTGCACCTGGAACTTCGATATTCCGAGAGCAAGCTGCAATTGTGCGTTCGAAATAACGGCAAACCGATCGACAAGCTGAATTATGGCTTCGGTTTAACTTCCATGAAACATCGGGTCGAGCGGCTGGGAGGCAGCCTATCCGTGTTATCTGAGGAGGGAACTCCAGCGATAACCGAGGTTAGATGCGAGATCCCGCTGAAAGGAGTGATGCTGCATGGAGAAAATTAA
- a CDS encoding response regulator, producing MEKIKVLLVDDQELILESLHIVLSMEEDLEIVGLAKNGEEAIKGCERWIPDIVLMDINMPVMDGVAATTLIKERMPVIKIIMLTSYKEVEYVLAALSHGAEGYLLKAIHPRDLAAGIRVVHTGGTLISQEMASKMIKSMNNAPAAKNNEYGLTAREIEVLHKLASGMRNQDIAEVLYLSEGTVKNYISNIYSKLNVKGRREAARKARDSGIIDH from the coding sequence ATGGAGAAAATTAAAGTGCTGCTTGTTGATGATCAGGAATTGATTTTGGAGAGCTTGCATATCGTGCTGTCCATGGAAGAAGATTTGGAAATCGTAGGGCTTGCCAAGAATGGGGAAGAAGCAATCAAGGGCTGCGAACGATGGATACCGGATATCGTGCTGATGGATATCAACATGCCCGTCATGGATGGCGTTGCCGCAACGACCCTGATTAAAGAGCGAATGCCCGTAATCAAAATCATCATGCTAACTTCCTATAAGGAAGTAGAGTACGTGTTAGCCGCGTTAAGCCATGGAGCGGAAGGTTATCTGCTCAAAGCCATTCATCCCCGGGATCTGGCCGCAGGCATACGAGTCGTTCACACGGGCGGGACGTTAATCTCACAGGAGATGGCGAGTAAGATGATCAAAAGCATGAACAATGCCCCCGCCGCGAAGAACAATGAATACGGGCTCACTGCGCGTGAAATCGAGGTGCTGCATAAGCTGGCTTCTGGCATGCGGAATCAAGACATTGCCGAGGTGCTGTATCTGAGCGAAGGGACGGTCAAAAATTATATCTCCAACATTTATTCGAAGCTGAATGTGAAAGGAAGGCGGGAGGCCGCTCGTAAAGCCCGCGATTCCGGAATCATAGACCATTAA
- a CDS encoding CPBP family intramembrane glutamic endopeptidase: protein MKNSGAIRDWHSFWRFPIVWLIVGALGIVLADAVFRPLAERAEGMVSLIWTLIDGLVVVLIYKLTIRYLARRSVPELAKHRAGIETVMGMLIGTIFIVVSTFIIVAMGGYSLQWVTNVDTNAALISSIGAALGGAIVEELIFRGLLFQALHRWGGDWLALAVTSLFFGVAHLGNPGATLWSGFAIAVEAGVLLGAAYMWRRNLWFTIGLHFAWNALESLLGILVSGHAAAGLFTVKMKGAALLTGGNFGLEGSIVPVLISLLISVPMLIGVARNRDGHLSISRLE from the coding sequence ATGAAGAATAGCGGGGCAATAAGGGATTGGCATTCATTTTGGCGTTTTCCAATCGTCTGGTTGATTGTAGGGGCTCTAGGCATCGTTCTCGCGGATGCGGTATTCCGGCCGCTAGCAGAGCGAGCAGAAGGAATGGTTTCCCTTATATGGACGCTAATTGATGGGCTCGTTGTCGTCTTGATCTATAAGCTGACGATAAGATACCTAGCCCGGCGGTCCGTTCCAGAGTTGGCCAAACATCGCGCAGGCATTGAAACGGTCATGGGAATGCTTATCGGTACAATCTTTATCGTGGTGTCTACCTTTATTATCGTGGCGATGGGGGGGTACTCCCTCCAATGGGTAACCAATGTAGATACGAATGCTGCCCTGATCTCTTCCATTGGAGCCGCTTTGGGCGGAGCTATTGTCGAGGAGCTTATCTTTCGCGGACTTCTATTTCAAGCTCTGCATAGGTGGGGGGGAGACTGGCTTGCGCTTGCCGTGACCTCTCTATTCTTCGGGGTTGCCCATCTCGGAAACCCAGGGGCAACGTTATGGAGCGGGTTCGCCATCGCTGTGGAAGCGGGCGTTCTGCTCGGAGCCGCTTATATGTGGAGACGGAACTTATGGTTCACCATAGGACTGCATTTCGCTTGGAATGCACTGGAAAGCTTGCTTGGCATTTTGGTTTCGGGGCATGCTGCTGCCGGTCTGTTTACGGTGAAGATGAAAGGTGCCGCGCTTCTAACAGGGGGCAATTTTGGACTCGAAGGCTCAATTGTTCCGGTTTTGATCAGTCTTCTGATTTCCGTTCCTATGCTCATTGGGGTTGCACGGAATCGCGATGGGCACCTTTCGATTTCGCGGTTAGAGTGA
- a CDS encoding aldose epimerase family protein — translation MFTCYTKQDRFETYVLTNEDHKINIEVVPERGGIISKYIHNNEPIFYLEQETLEDTSKNIRGGNPILFPISSYLVNETYYYNDIAYQLKQHGFARNLEAKVIHTFADEHCASITLEMVDNEETYERYPFHFKLIMKYSLTKSGLSIQATINNNDNKVMPFYLGYHPYFYVEDKESIEINIPSSNYKEMVPNSVVQDKFNFNQPESTVIYEQLQSNHCEMIDHARQLKVTITSEDVYQYMVLWALQGKSFVCIEPWMAPENGMNVGQGIQYLEASQTHTSTIQITAESLI, via the coding sequence ATGTTTACTTGTTACACTAAGCAAGACCGATTTGAGACCTATGTTCTAACCAATGAGGATCATAAAATTAATATCGAAGTGGTTCCCGAACGGGGCGGTATTATTAGTAAGTATATACATAATAATGAACCGATTTTTTATCTCGAACAAGAGACATTAGAGGATACTTCGAAAAATATACGCGGTGGCAATCCTATTTTATTTCCTATTAGTAGCTACTTGGTTAATGAGACTTACTATTACAACGACATCGCTTATCAATTAAAACAGCACGGCTTTGCGCGTAATCTAGAAGCAAAAGTAATCCATACTTTTGCTGATGAGCACTGTGCTTCAATCACGCTTGAGATGGTAGATAATGAAGAAACATATGAAAGATACCCTTTCCATTTTAAGCTGATCATGAAATATTCGCTTACCAAGAGTGGATTAAGCATACAAGCTACTATTAATAATAATGACAATAAAGTGATGCCATTCTATTTAGGATACCACCCTTATTTCTATGTGGAAGATAAAGAGAGTATCGAAATAAATATTCCCTCATCTAATTACAAAGAAATGGTACCAAACAGTGTGGTGCAAGATAAATTCAACTTTAATCAACCCGAATCAACTGTCATTTATGAGCAGCTACAATCTAACCATTGTGAGATGATTGATCATGCAAGACAACTGAAAGTGACAATCACCTCAGAAGATGTATATCAGTATATGGTGCTTTGGGCATTGCAAGGAAAATCCTTCGTGTGCATCGAGCCTTGGATGGCTCCTGAAAATGGTATGAACGTTGGACAAGGCATCCAATATCTTGAAGCCAGCCAAACACATACATCCACTATCCAAATAACAGCAGAGTCATTGATTTAA
- a CDS encoding methionine ABC transporter ATP-binding protein: MISLSNIKVSFETGSQSVVAVQDVSLHVDRGDVYGIVGYSGAGKSTLVRVINLLQRPTSGRVEVNGQDLLTLHPKELRAARKKIGMIFQHFNLMHSRTIYDNVDYPLKSSKLSKSERSKKVKDLLELVGLSDKMNAYPSQLSGGQKQRVAIARALANDPEILLCDEATSALDPKTTLSILELLKKLNQTLGLTIVIITHEMQVVKEICNKVAVMEDGRIVEQGDIVSIFSRPQVELTRDFINTATHIDQTLEKLRVHPSLLHMKNNDIFCKISYIGDRTSEPVISTLTARFRVTTNILFANVEILQQTPIGNLIVVMSGTASDLDEALRYLQSAQVAVEIIDSRHLQNSKVGDLA; this comes from the coding sequence ATGATCTCTTTATCTAATATCAAAGTTAGTTTTGAAACAGGCTCACAATCGGTGGTTGCCGTTCAGGATGTCAGCCTACACGTTGATAGAGGTGACGTATACGGCATTGTAGGTTACAGTGGGGCCGGGAAAAGTACATTAGTTCGTGTGATTAACCTGTTGCAACGGCCTACATCGGGACGCGTTGAGGTGAACGGACAAGATTTGCTAACCTTGCATCCCAAGGAGCTACGCGCTGCAAGGAAGAAGATCGGGATGATCTTTCAGCATTTTAATCTGATGCATTCCAGAACGATCTATGACAATGTGGATTATCCCTTAAAGAGCTCCAAGCTTTCTAAAAGTGAGAGATCGAAGAAAGTGAAGGATTTACTTGAACTGGTAGGTTTGTCGGATAAAATGAATGCCTATCCTTCTCAATTGTCGGGAGGGCAGAAGCAGAGGGTGGCCATTGCCAGGGCGCTGGCGAATGATCCGGAAATATTATTATGCGATGAAGCGACGAGCGCTCTAGATCCGAAGACGACGTTATCGATCCTGGAATTGTTGAAAAAATTGAATCAAACCCTCGGCCTGACGATCGTTATTATTACGCACGAAATGCAGGTAGTGAAAGAAATATGTAACAAGGTTGCCGTAATGGAGGACGGGAGGATTGTCGAGCAAGGTGATATCGTCTCCATCTTTAGCCGCCCACAGGTTGAGTTAACTCGTGATTTTATCAATACGGCTACCCATATTGATCAGACATTGGAGAAGCTCAGGGTGCATCCATCATTGCTTCATATGAAGAATAACGATATTTTCTGCAAGATTTCTTATATTGGTGATCGTACAAGCGAGCCCGTCATTTCGACGCTTACCGCGCGTTTCAGGGTCACAACCAACATTTTATTTGCGAATGTGGAGATTTTACAGCAAACCCCTATCGGTAATCTGATTGTTGTCATGTCGGGCACCGCCAGTGATCTGGATGAAGCTCTAAGATATTTACAGTCGGCACAGGTTGCCGTTGAAATTATCGATTCCCGTCATTTGCAGAATAGTAAAGTAGGTGATCTTGCATGA
- a CDS encoding methionine ABC transporter permease: MSDFFIKYFPNIWELREDILLSTYETLYMVVVTSLFSVLFGILLGVTLVVVDKGGILENRPIYSVVEKIINLFRSIPFIILIAVVVPLTRLIVGTSIGMNAAIVPLVIGIVPFYARQIQNALVEVDPGIIEAAQSMGSGPIEIIFRVYLKEGLTGIIRASSVTVINLIGLTTMAGAIGSGGLGNLAISKGYNRFQTDITIVATILILILVFVCQFIGDYFTKKTSH; the protein is encoded by the coding sequence ATGAGTGATTTTTTCATAAAATATTTTCCGAATATTTGGGAGTTAAGAGAGGATATCCTTCTAAGCACTTATGAAACGCTGTATATGGTAGTGGTTACCTCGTTGTTTTCGGTCTTATTCGGCATATTGCTGGGCGTTACCCTGGTTGTCGTCGATAAGGGAGGTATTCTAGAGAATCGGCCGATCTATAGTGTGGTGGAAAAAATCATTAACCTGTTCAGATCCATTCCGTTTATTATACTCATCGCTGTTGTCGTTCCCCTTACTCGTCTTATTGTAGGGACATCGATCGGTATGAATGCGGCGATTGTGCCCTTGGTCATCGGAATCGTACCTTTCTATGCCAGACAAATACAAAATGCGTTGGTAGAGGTGGATCCCGGGATTATTGAAGCTGCTCAATCCATGGGTTCGGGACCGATCGAGATTATTTTCCGTGTGTATCTGAAGGAGGGCTTAACAGGGATTATTCGAGCTTCTTCGGTTACGGTCATCAACCTGATTGGACTAACGACGATGGCGGGCGCCATTGGCTCGGGAGGCTTGGGCAATCTGGCTATTAGTAAAGGGTATAACCGATTCCAGACGGATATCACGATTGTAGCAACGATTTTGATATTAATTCTGGTGTTTGTGTGTCAATTCATCGGTGATTATTTTACCAAGAAAACGTCGCATTAA